The following is a genomic window from Oncorhynchus kisutch isolate 150728-3 linkage group LG6, Okis_V2, whole genome shotgun sequence.
tgtaggagagaggaataacgtcatgggagagacaaaaagtgagtaaaaaacaccctaaatatgtttagaactacaaatgaactttcttctgtcaatttttttattttttttaatgtcacaattccaaccctcctcctttatCTGGGCTTGGGACTGgtaaaagtgacccaaaagagactcTGGCGGAGTTACttaggtttttattttatttttattttttgtttagttttcttaatttggtttggtttttaaccttctGGTCAATTTAGGAGCCtacaacaagtcacagtaaaataTGACAATTTTTTACCAtaacatttcaataaaaaaaatgtgtatacaatctacattaacaatctaaatggaccaaaaagagacaatagaaaaaactGTCAATGGCAATGAATGAAAattatggtaactagtctggcccaaATTCAGGTTAATTGTTTTTTTTCCagacccccctccacacacacacaggctgtgctGGCTCACAGAAAGAGTGGGTCATCGTCATTTTGGTCAAGGCTCTCTAATCCAGGTTCAGCAGCTGAGGGAGCTGACTTAAATGAGTAAACAGCTGATGTGCCAAAAAGCTGCAAAACATTATCAGGCAGCTGGTGCTCATAGCAACCCTCACCAGACAGCTTCAGTCCATATTGAATGTACAGGATGGAGTTAAGGGTCTGCAAGGACATCCGATTTCTAAGTTTGTTTTTTACCACACTCATCTGGCTGAATACTCTCTGGACTTCAGTATTCGAGTGTGGCAAGGataacacagacacagcagccatGGCAAGTTCTTGAAACGGGTTGATATCAGCTGCATCCCTGAACTTCCAAATCTCACTCCAGAAGCccagtgtgttttttttttttgtctcattCCATTTACTAAGATGGATGGCACGCCATTGCTGAACAATGTTATCTATCTCCGCAGGGAAGTAACCTTGGTTATCTGTAAAGGTTTCTCCCCAAAGTTGATTGTCTCATATATGACCTTGTAGGCCTCCCTGTGCTTTGGAGACACTGAAAAACAGTTATAAGTCTCTCATACCAAGTATTCCACACTACGGGGGATGGTGTCATTGGATGCTTGACTTACAGCAAGCTGCAGAACCAGATATTTGAGGCCATACTCCTCCTTCAGCACTTTATTTATGGACCCCACTGTTAATCCCTGTCATAACAGAGGCATTGTCAGTCCCTATCCCCAGGAGTTTCTCTTTTTTAAGACAACACTACTCGAGGAAAGCCACAACAGCACGGGATATAGATTTGGCATCTTCTCCCTCCAACTCAACAAGCCCCAGAAATGTTGATACAACTGTCTGCTTGGTGTCACTAAAGTACCTTATCACAACCCCCAGGTACATAGAAACACTGACATcggtggactcatcgaggaggaggctgaatgTGTGGTCACCCACATCTGCAACCAACTTTTTCAGAAAGTATGGTGCTAGAAGGTGCTAGAACACCAGTAGTGGAACTGTTATAAGGCTTTGCCCTTTGAGtatgtttttgagttgtcatgtgtttttttaCGTCACTAAGTTTGGCGTAGAAATCAGCCTTCCAATACAGGCAGTATGCCCGTGTATCATCTCCAATAAAAGGCTTCAACCAGCTTTTGAAttcagggtttgattcccactcctttctgtatttttgagtgtacagtttagactgagacatgatgagctagccagctagatgtttagcttctgtcacagagaggcacacacacagtggactaggtgagtaagtgactgaggctgtgtgaatcaaatgcagtgatttatttttgtgcagtgatttattttagacaaagaTCCCGCATGcgcgattcatttgcagtctggacgcggaggggtgaacatctcctgctctgactgcagcttgGAGGGACTGCCACGCGAGGACTgggccgcctgtgagtgcttAGGGACTGGGGTGGGGCCCACGGCAGCACCCGCTTctcgttgagaagagtaagaacgacacgtgctttcacgtcagagtctccaataacaccagaaaagTCGCTAGATTTGTTGCTAGAAGGGTCTGAATAAtcgctaaatatagcgacaaagtcgctaaaTTGTCAACACTGCGTGACGGAAGGTCAGGATAAAGAAGAGTCTGTGACGGTAGGAGGGCAATTTTTGGAAAAAGTGGAGCCTTGCGGTTTGGCTGATCAATTTGTGGTTTCAgtgtgggtgaaaacagagttgGTTGCTGTGGAATCGGTGAGAGTAACCAAAAGTGGTCTgttgataattgtttgtgtttctgttggtcAGAGGGAGCAAGTGCTCGGTGTTAAATGAATGGGGACAAGAGATGTGAATTGTTTTACTCTCAATAAAAGGGCTCAATTGAAGGGCTcaattgaaaggagtgattactaAAGTAGCGGTAAATGTGaaagttgaccaactgaaggggatGTTTGTTTGGTGCGAATCAGACCGGGTGGCGTGAGTGGTGAAACAGTAGAGCcgttgtctgttcttttgagttttgatgttgagtctttgcccgacaaagtgatgttaggatatGTTATCCTGTACGAGCTTTTGTGCCGAAATCCATTtcgttgttacaggtgtcaagcttatgggcatgttgTAGGAgtgaggttcctaggtgtgagaattATGCAGAAGGACATGAGGGAAAGGAATGTGTaacattggggaaagtagtggtatgtgttaattttAGGGGTGCCCATGGGACTGGAGATCAGAAATGTCTGATGTGagaaaggcaggttgaggtttccagggtagTGTAGAGGACACTGCctcgtatgctgaggcagtgaagaaagtttAGGAAGATGGGGTCAACGGGGATGGATCCTGAGATGAGTAGTGTTGTtactagtagatctgtaccagtacagagggaaaTACCAATATGTgatatgtttcagtaagattgcATTTTTAGCTTTTAttgcaatggttatcaactgtactggaGGGATGGAACGTAAGTCGCAGAAAAGTAAGGTTATGGTGGCacagagaggtatttgggtgtacCAGGCTTGacgtcagaagagttacaggatgtgttgagtggtggtgtccAGTCCTTTCAGACtgttggcctgaggtaggacTATATAGATTTAAATAgcgtagtagggtggtggattttTTAGTGTTTGGTTAGATGGTAACGGtatttgtttgtttcttttttaAAATTGATTCTCAAGCAAGGTTTAGTGGGGTTTTACTCCcttctagtaggtggcggtaatgcaacatttattggatgccaacctcCGTTAAACCTCATCAAATAATACATATGTATGTTATTTACGATGAGCAGTTCCCCACATTTAGGGGAATTATGAGTTTTCAACAGGGGATtacgggtgtaatcattagtccaaacaatTGCGAAACGAAACGAGAGTTTATTGGataaattcaggtaggtcccgcccacttcgttccgtttgcttccggtACGAACAAAAACTGCACTGACATTATTATCCTTATGACGTTACTCGTAATAATACAACTTCTTCATTTACGTGGCATCTGAATTGTTGCAGAATACAAACTGCTCCATTTGGGTTTTCTATACATCTTCTAAATTGTATCGAAATGATTTGAgctattttcaaatgtattttaaaagcAACTTCAGTTATAACTCATTCATTCATGAAGATCTAGCTGTAATTATAGAATATGAGGCATACTGCATGCATGATTTCATTGCAACTGCTGTATAGTGTGATGTCTGATAGTAAAGTGTAAATACAGGATATTTTAAACAATTGACTGATTTATATATGACCTCAATATAGGTTATTGAAATGTCATTCACATACTTTGGTCCGCAACCTGTCTGTCCACAGCTAAATCCACAATAAACGACAAGTAGTGCTGTTGCTTCTGATTGGTGAGCCAGTTGACAACGattatttttttgtaaaaaaagtgTTTCAATTAGCTAGGTTTAGGGCAACGCCATATTGTCAATACCACATAATTTTCTGCAATAGTGTCATAGTAGGTGTCCCTTTTGTGTGCTATTTTACAAATAATTGATATATGTTCTAGTCATAGTTGGTAAAGATATCGATAGCATCGTACAGTTgctttgctagctaacgttagctacagctATTATTAGTATTCATTTAGCACATAGCTAGCTTGCCAAATACAGCTAGCTTtttggctagttagctaacaaAATACTTAGCCAGGTGAAACGACACTGCGTGGAAAATTTGACTAGATACAGGAATGTTAGCGTATTTTTGTTAACTGACGTGTTTGTTCTGGCAGGGACTtttgacagttactgtagctttGTTTGAGAGTGACAAGATAAGTCAGCTATCGTCTTCTAGTCGGCTAAAAGCGGTTTCGGTTGTTCTGAAGTGGAAGACACGATCTGGGACACGACACTTTCTTTAGTTGGCTCCATATTTATACCGAGGTGTTATTTTACAGGGTTATTTAATAATCAACATTTAACGTGAGAGATGGCGCATACGGAAGGACTGGAAAATGCAATGGGAGAGTGTTCAGGAAAACAGGGCTCGACTCTTGGCCTGAGAAGTCGACCATGCTCCAGCGAAAGAGATGGCCAGGTCCGCGTTGTTAAAGCCTCGCTTCAGAAGAGACTCGGACCTTACGAGCCGGTGTTGACCTACCTACAGTCTGTTCTGGTGTGGGAAAGGCCGTTTCAGAGTGTGCTACTCTTCACAGTGGTCAACGTTGTGTTCTGGTAAGTTTTAGAGAAATTATAAATGGTATACAGTAATGACAAGCATATTTGTACAAtgtataattcatgccttacatAAATCATATCCATGTACAGTAATCATATCTACTGTACCATCAGAAGCTTTTGCACAACGAAAACGTCTCCCATCAATTTAAGATGAGACAGATGGCTCACCAGAGCTGCTATTAATAGACCACCAAGCACCACTGTGCTTCTGTAGGTGGCATTAGAAACACTATCTACTCTGGGGGTTGACATTATCTTTCAATGGAAATAGGCCTAGTATGTTGAATCTGCAACTACTCTAGTTAAGCCTATATGTCAAATGTCTACAAGGAGTGTAAAACAGAATCTGTGAAATTAATTAGTGATGTGATGATAGTAAAAGTCATATAAGGCTATGTCCCCCTACAGAGGCGATGTACTTTGTATTACAGAGTCAATATCCAATGTGCCATTGCAAACAGCCACCATGTCCCCAATCAATCGATGTCAAGAAGTCAGCCAGCTGTGGTGAACAAATAGTCTATATAGGCCCAGAGTGATACATCGTAATGCATGAAATGACACAAGTCACGTGTATTTTGGGTGAGAAGTGTACAGGAAGTAAGCCCACCCTAACAGTACCAGTACTGGTGTGTGGTATAGGAATTGGATAATTCTGTTGTGTGCTTTAGTTTGCACACAATCAATAGACATGATTACCAATGGGTATGTGTGTACTTTTTACTTTAAACAGAGGTCCCTAAGAAATGGGGGTCAGGGTTTTGTTTCCTTCTGAATGTGTTATCTATCTCAGTACTACTAATAATGCATGGCATACAGCTTCTTATCAGCCAATAGTTCTCTAATATTTAATGATGTAGGCTATCAGCAACATTTCACTCTGCTGTTATTGTGGCCACTAAATGTCTTTTTAGATGTGTTAAACCAAGTGGCAATGGAGCCACGTGTAATAGCTGCCATCTAGTTATCTATTTTGGGGCCAGCTGTTTGCATAGCTAGATTACATAGTCCTGAATTCCAACACCGCTTTTGAAACCAATCTGTAGGCTACTCTAGGCTTGATTTaatttttaccttttattttaccAGACAgatcaattaagaacaaataccattttttttgttacatgctttgtaaacaacaggtgtgtacttatgggcccttcccaacaatgcagagacaaaaaaaagataaacaatagaaaagtaataatagatacgcaatgagtaacgataacttggctatgcACAAGGGGtcccagtacagagtcgatgtgcaggtaatttaggtagatatgtacatataactaggaataaagtggcagggagtaaacagtaacagcagcgtatgtgatgagtcaaaaacttagtgcaaaaagggtcagtGCAGATAACCAAATGGCTATccggactaactatttagcagtcttatggcttgtgggtagaagctgttcagggtcctgttggttccagacttggtccatcggtaccacttgccgtgcgatagcagtctatcacttgggtggctggagtctttgacaatttttaaggccttcctctgacaccgcctggtatagaggtcctggatggtagggagctcggccccagtgatgtactgggtcgtttgcactacactctgtagcacctaacggtcggatgccaagcaattgccatactaaccggtgatgcagccagtcaagatgctttcaatggtgcagctgtagaacattttgaggatttgagggcccatgccaaatcattgttgtgccctcttcatgactgtgttggtctGTTTGGATCATGATAGATCCTTTGTGATTTgaacactgaggaacttgaagctctcaacccggtccactacagccccttcgatgtgaatgggggtgtgctcggttcTCCGTTTCTTGTCGTCCACGATTAGCTCCTTTGACTTGCTGAcgttgagaggttgttgtcctggtaccacactgccagttctctgacctgctccctataggcggtctcatcgtcgtcggtgatcaggcctaccaccatcgtgtcatcagcaaacgtaatgagggtgttggagtcgtgtgcgGCCACACAGtaatggttgaacagggagtacaggaggtgactaagcacgcacccctgagggacccccgtGTTGAGGTTGTGTGGCGGATGTGTCTGGGatgattgtgttgatgtgagccatgaccagccttttaaaatCATTTAATGGGTACAGATTGTGAGctctatggggcgatagtcatagacaggttaccttaacgttctttggcacagggactatggtggtctgcatgtAGATAttacaaaatcttatttacaatgctgGCCTGTAAATGGGAAAGAGTATGTTTGCCTCTTGGTGAGCTTGAAGTGAATGCAGTTCTAAACTTATGTCTTCATTTGAACTAATGTCTAGATTGTCTGCTGTCAGTCTGACAACATTTTACTCAGGAGGTGACAAACGCAGGAAACGCCTGTATTCAAAGTAGAGATCAAAgtcacatgtacacacaaactATCACCACAGTATTTGTCAGCCTTTTCCGTCACATTCAGTCAGCGACCCACCTTTGTCAGTAACCGAGGCACCACACACAGAAACCCGAGTCTGTGCGTAACTGCCACTTGCACGGGAGTACACGGCGTGTGTTTGTGACATCTTAAACAAAAGGAAACGTCAGCTGTTCTGAAGCTGATCTTAGTGTTCTGTTCCAGGTTCTTTGCCCTGACCTCGCTGCGCCTGCTCTTCCTGCTGTCCTCTGGCCTGGTTGTATTCATCTGCGTTGACAGCTGGAGGAACAAGATCTGGCCTGAGATCAGAGGTGAGGAGGATAAAGTACATTTATTTCTGGGTAGTCTGCCTTATTCTGCACCCAACGCCTCATGCCCCACTGTGTCTTGGTCTGTCCCTGCTGAGTACCTCTGCCCAACTGTGCTAATTACACCTGACTTGGTTCTTAGATCCAGTCCCTACTGGCCCTGGTCTGTACTATTCATTAGACCCTGTATAATGAATGATATCCTTTGTCATGCCAGTCCTCATTTAAACTCATGTGGTGTAGAGTGTTCAAGTGTAGTGCATGTAGTGATGTGGATTGTTGCTAAATGCGGGTGTTAAGTGCATTTTCTGTCTCTTCCCACAGTTAAAAAACCTGATGAGTCTGAAAAtgaaaggtaggcctacttctTAAAAATATACAATTTGTATCCTATCGTCACACTCTGGCAGTGGTCACCGACAGAGGATGTCACTGATGTTGTTGTACTTCTATCTTGCAGCTGGGGCCTGGTGCAGCCAGGGGTGCTCAGTGTTCCAGAGCTGTGTCACCACATTGCTGAGGTCTGGGTCTCTGGGCTGGCCTTCACATCCAGCCTGGTGCAGTTCAAACGCCACAACCCTGGCAAGGTGAGGCCTTGGCACTCCCCTTGTACTAGTATGGAGGGTTTCCTATATAAACCCTAATACAATGTCTTGTCTACTCTCAGCCTACTGTGAACATACAACTAATCAGTAACTTGACTCTGAATCAGTAAGTTGAACTCTGTTGTGTCTAGTTCTGCCTCCTGACCTGTGCCCTCTTGACCTGTCTGGTCATGGTTGGACGGTACATTCCTGGACTGGTGCTCTCTTACTCTGCAGGTGAGTACAGTGCGAGACAACCCACATACCCCACCCTCCTGTTTCCCAAACACCATCCCCAATCAGAGCTCCCTAATGGTGGGAAGCTGGCTGCCTTTGTTAAAAATGCATTGCTGGTGAAACCAGATCCGTGTCCCCGGCACCAGGGTTCTGTCTGTGAGGTGATTACCTCCTGGCTGGGCTGAGGCAGGCAGGGGGGATTCAGGAAGAGGGGAAGCAGGAATGGCGGGAGGTCAGGCTGAGACATGCCTAATCCCAACACCTCTAACCAATGTAGAGCGACCGATCTACCGGAGAGCCAAGATCAGGGAAGCCTTGCCAGGACCCTCTGACGTACTTCATAATCTCTTGGCTGCTAGAGCTTCCGCTCTCCGTTGAATGGCGAGATTAGTTGGGCTGAAGCCCATGGGTGTGTCTGGGCTGAGGAGAGTAGCTCGGAGGCTGGGGATTGGGTGAGCGAGAGCCTAACTAATAGCACAGATGAATGCAGCCATAGTtcttttgtcttttttttgtttgtttatgcccAGTGATGTTTCCACTAACATTAAGCCATTCTCTCTTGTCCCAGTGCTGGTTGTTCTGCTGTGCCCCCTGGCAGCGTACCACCGAGTGTGGCAGCGTGTGTGCAAGAAGCTGGAGCCGGCCCTGCAGTGGCTGGACTTCAGCGTTCGCGGGTATATGATGTCAAAGCCCATCGACAACCAGTGTGAGTACAGTGTGTCTGTTAGTTGCATTGGCATTGATACACTGGTTTAGGTTTGTCCATGCAAACTGTATCTCCTTCTACCTTGACTGGATCAAGGGAGTAACTCAGTCATTGTAACCTGTGGCCTGTGTTTGCATGTTTGCTCTGCAGTCCTCCGCAAGCCAATTCGAGGTGCAGCATCCGGTGATGCCAGTGACAGTGAGGAGGAGCTTGCTGCATTCTGCCCGACGGTAATTCACCTGATGTATTTCACATGCAGTCCAAAAGCATAGTCACGTTGTCATCTATCTGACTGTTATGGTTATTGAAATGGGCCTACTTGTTTCCTGTGTTGGTTATTACTCAGTTAGATGGCCAGGAGTGGTATATGTAGCTTAAGACTGCAGCTGGTCTTTACAATAACCTGACCCCTTTAGAGATATGATATTTATATCAGGCCA
Proteins encoded in this region:
- the LOC109893337 gene encoding reticulophagy regulator 3-like, with protein sequence MAHTEGLENAMGECSGKQGSTLGLRSRPCSSERDGQVRVVKASLQKRLGPYEPVLTYLQSVLVWERPFQSVLLFTVVNVVFWFFALTSLRLLFLLSSGLVVFICVDSWRNKIWPEIRVKKPDESENESWGLVQPGVLSVPELCHHIAEVWVSGLAFTSSLVQFKRHNPGKFCLLTCALLTCLVMVGRYIPGLVLSYSAVLVVLLCPLAAYHRVWQRVCKKLEPALQWLDFSVRGYMMSKPIDNQFLRKPIRGAASGDASDSEEELAAFCPTFDDAIVAKELAMTDSEHSDAEVSYTDNGTFNLSRGQTPLTEGSEDFDRHSDNEESFARDLNDFPSINPDATLMDDDDDSCIGLPSLGLRSGRTGPRTTAELLDVESHLDSDQDDLDEELSFGGLPPASDFLGGDLAGIIASNMIQVALAGAMQPRPPAARRERVGPRAGAHRGYRKQSSSELDTDLDGEDFEMLDQSELNQMDSFGGAGGRGAGQGGGQGSSFLSNLLGKPQ